A window of the Lactuca sativa cultivar Salinas chromosome 5, Lsat_Salinas_v11, whole genome shotgun sequence genome harbors these coding sequences:
- the LOC111889440 gene encoding proteasome subunit alpha type-3, producing the protein MSSIGTGYDLSVTTFSPDGRVFQIEYAAKAVDNSGTVVGIKCKDGIVIGVEKLIASKMMLPGSNRRIHSVHRHSGMGVAGLAADGRQIVARAKSEAQNYESTYGEPIPVKELAERVASYVHLCTLYWWLRPFGSGVILGGYDRDGPQLYMVEPSGVSYRYFGAAIGKGRQAAKTEIEKLKLSEMTCRQGVIEVAKIIYGVHDEAKDKTFELEMSWVCDESNRQHQKVPEALLEEAKAAAKAALEEMDAD; encoded by the exons ATGAGTAGCATAGGAACAGGTTACGATCTATCGGTTACAACCTTCTCACCGGACGGTAGGGTTTTTCAGATCGAGTACGCTGCTAAAGCTGTCGATAACAGCGGCACCGTCGTCGGCATCAAATGCAAAGATGGCATTGTTATT GGAGTAGAGAAGCTGATTGCGTCGAAGATGATGTTGCCTGGATCTAATCGTAGAATCCACTCCGTGCATCGTCATTCTGGGATG GGTGTAGCCGGATTAGCTGCAGACGGGAGACAGATTGTTGCAAGAGCCAAATCTGAAGCCCAAAACTATGAAAG TACTTATGGCGAACCAATTCCAGTTAAAGAACTTGCTGAGCGTGTTGCTAGCTATGTGCATCTATGCACACTTTATTGGTGGCTCAG ACCTTTTGGATCTGGGGTGATTCTTGGAGGTTATGACCGTGATGGCCCACAGTTATATATGGTTGAACCTTCCGGTGTTTCCTAT AGATATTTTGGAGCTGCAATTGGGAAGGGAAGGCAGGCTGCTAAAAC GGAGATTGAAAAGTTGAAGCTTTCTGAGATGACCTGTCGTCAAGGGGTTATTGAAGTAGCAAAAAT AATCTATGGAGTACATGATGAGGCAAAGGACAAGACCTTTGAATTGGAGATGAGTTGGGTCTGTGATGAATCAAACCGCCAGCACCAGAAG GTACCCGAAGCACTTTTGGAGGAGGCAAAAGCAGCAGCTAAAGCAGCATTGGAAGAAATGGATGCTGATTAA
- the LOC111889381 gene encoding uncharacterized protein LOC111889381, producing the protein MSRRKSRKKFAHKRRARKSKIVKVDPFIFLPDDILIEILKRLPDAVLRYKAKYVCSRWFNIITNSILLDHASYILQNMETFRTCLVDIREEGERLQVKEQDLDIPHIGMIRSWCNEFLLISVSYTDTLYVYNLITKEGSYLPQHNAPCGRYCIGNCGVALSGFKGIYKVVHLYSGPPIKCHILNLGRGDNLMSCVSSKWKHVKGSFTKDVKNRLHSWCEPVLVRQGRYIHWETFNDSNDLLVSMDTETEEIFQKRLPTSIEERYHGNSLFVIGGFLAVFDRVYDQGNVWILKDFRRKRWKKLQLITGHYTRYLDTYRICGGISKRYIILRSTTAAKGIRMCSYDVKNGVFKELDISIGSDHDHFVVHSSAPIKI; encoded by the coding sequence ATGTCAAGGCGCAAGTCCCGGAAAAAATTTGCACATAAACGGAGGGCAAGAAAGAGTAAGATAGTGAAGGTTGACCCGTTTATCTTTCTTCCAGATGACATCCTTATAGAAATCCTTAAAAGGCTTCCTGATGCTGTCCTCCGTTATAAGGCAAAGTATGTATGTAGCCGTTGGTTCAATATAATCACAAACAGCATCTTGCTAGACCATGCTTCATATATCCTCCAGAATATGGAAACCTTCAGAACATGTCTTGTGGATATAAGGGAAGAAGGAGAAAGGCTACAAGTGAAAGAGCAGGATCTTGACATACCTCACATAGGCATGATAAGGTCTTGGTGTAACGAGTTTCTTCTGATATCCGTTTCCTACACAGACACTTTGTATGTTTATAATCTAATTACCAAGGAAGGATCATATCTACCCCAGCATAATGCACCTTGTGGTAGATATTGTATTGGCAACTGTGGAGTGGCACTTTCTGGGTTCAAGGGAATATACAAGGTCGTTCATTTGTATAGTGGCCCACCAATCAAAtgccatattcttaatcttggaAGAGGAGATAATCTGATGAGTTGTGTTTCTTCAAAGTGGAAACACGTGAAAGGTTCTTTTACCAAGGACGTGAAGAACAGGCTACATTCTTGGTGTGAACCGGTCTTAGTTCGTCAAGGTAGGTACATCCACTGGGAAACCTTTAATGACTCCAACGACCTGCTGGTTTCAATGGATACTGAAACAGAAGAAATTTTCCAGAAAAGACTACCGACATCAATTGAGGAGAGATACCACGGGAATTCTCTTTTTGTGATTGGTGGTTTCCTCGCCGTTTTTGATAGAGTTTATGATCAGGGCAATGTATGGATTCTTAAAGATTTTCGTAGGAAAAGGTGGAAAAAGTTGCAGTTGATAACTGGGCACTATACAAGATACCTTGATACTTATCGCATCTGTGGTGGGATAAGTAAGCGATATATCATTCTGAGATCCACAACAGCTGCTAAGGGTATACGTATGTGTAGTTATGATGTGAAAAATGGAGTCTTCAAAGAGTTGGACATCAGCATTGGATCTGATCATGACCATTTCGTGGTTCATTCATCAGCACCAATTAAGATTTAA
- the LOC111889417 gene encoding uncharacterized protein LOC111889417, with protein MELSTNPPIKKNTTIAQRQAIFQSLLQESFDGRLKKGSTSEVASLFSVSKRTVSRIWHQGKNQVDHGLPVDFSSNMPMVVGRKRVQINLNQVSEIPLRRRSNIRSLAKSLNVSKSTLHRRIKEGVLRTHTNAIKPTLTHENRRAMLEYCLSKITLSSLFSPIPTFHDMFNVVHIDEKWFYMSKPSKRYYLVPGEDEPLRTCKSKKFITKIMFLAAVARPRYDSSGNEVFSEKFGIYPFTTLEPAKRSSKNRVAGTMETKPILSVNKEVTRSCLIEKVLPDIRAKWPRGHTGPIFIQQDNAKPHIDVDDSEFLEAASRDGFDIRLCFQPPNSPDLNVLDLGFFRVIQSLQEQEALSTTNELVNVVQTSFERMQSQQLNNVFFNTTNMYEKNHKGSRWQQLSYTAYW; from the coding sequence ATGGAGCTTTCCACAAATCCACCTATTAAAAAAAACACTACCATTGCACAACGTCAAGCTATATTTCAATCCTTATTGCAAGAAAGTTTCGATGGAAGATTAAAAAAGGGTTCCACAAGTGAAGTAGCTTCATTATTCTCGGTTTCTAAGCGAACCGTTAGTCGCATTTGGCATCAAGGTAAAAATCAAGTTGACCATGGATTACCGGTTGATTTCTCTTCAAATATGCCAATGGTTGTTGGGCGGAAAAGGGTACAAATAAATTTGAATCAAGTTTCGGAAATTCCATTACGTCGTCGATCCAATATACGCTCTCTTGCAAAATCTctaaatgtttcaaaatcaacATTGCATAGAAGAATTAAAGAAGGTGTGCTTCGAACACATACAAATGCCATCAAGCCAACTCTAACTCATGAGAATAGAAGAGCAATGTTAGAATATTGTTTATCAAAGATTACATTGTCATCATTATTTAGTCCAATTCCTACATTCCATGATATGTTTAATGTTGTCCATATtgatgaaaaatggttttatatGTCAAAACCATCAAAACGTTATTATCTTGTCCCCGGTGAGGATGAACCGTTAAGAACATGTAAAAGCAAAAAGTTTATTACAAAGATCATGTTTCTAGCGGCGGTAGCAAGACCGAGATATGATTCATCGGGCAACGAAGTTTTTTCGGAAAAATTTGGTATCTACCCATTTACAACATTAGAACCTGCTAAACGTTCAAGCAAAAACCGTGTTGCGGGAACAATGGAGACGAAGCCTATTTTATCGGTGAACAAAGAGGTAACAAGGTCATGCTTGATAGAAAAAGTTCTACCGGATATTAGAGCTAAATGGCCGCGAGGTCATACCGGTCCTATATTTATTCAACAAGATAACGCAAAGCCCCATATTGATGTTGATGATAGCGAGTTTCTTGAAGCGGCATCGCGAGATGGGTTTGATATTCGACTTTGTTTTCAACCCCCCAATAGCCCGGATTTGAATGTTTTAGACCTTGGATTTTTTCGAGTAATACAATCACTTCAAGAACAAGAGGCTTTGAGTACAACCAATGAATTGGTTAATGTGGTTCAAACATCTTTTGAAAGAATGCAATCACAACAACTTAACAATGTTTTTTTTAACACTACAAACATGTATGAAAAAAATCATAAAGGTTCAAGGTGGCAACAATTATCATATACCGCATATTGGTAA